A single genomic interval of Natator depressus isolate rNatDep1 chromosome 14, rNatDep2.hap1, whole genome shotgun sequence harbors:
- the GNL1 gene encoding guanine nucleotide-binding protein-like 1 has protein sequence MPRKRPFSAKQKKKQLQDKRERKRGLPDGVRSSSNSRSGSHERREDQTDTSDSESLSLHVRKLNQQPAVRRLGERSYDPNRYRLHFERESREELERRKKVAQEKILEPVPESEKELDIQDVYRSGSVLDFPKRPPWSYQMSKEQLLLREEKCFRDYLEGIYSTYQPSQLSYFEHNLETWRQLWRVLEMSDIILLITDVRHPVINFSPALYDFVTKEMRKNLILVLNKIDLAPPGLVVAWKYYFQTCFPQVHIVCFTSYPQQSQDPSTVFKKRRKRRKGRSTAMGPEQLLHACETITAGKVDLSSWKEKIERDAASAHLPAEVSDEEEDDDEGAAVLVEHQTDVAMDVGVPSQELYKDGVLTVGCVGFPNVGKSSLMNGLVGHKVVSVSRTPGHTKYFQTYFLTPTVRLCDCPGLIFPSLVHRELQILSGIYPISQIQEPYNAVGYLASRIPIQALLKLRHPNTEEGKPETRWCAWDICEAWAEKRGYKTAKVARNDVYRAANSILRLAVDGRLCLCLRPPGYSTQKAMWEHHPETAEIAALQEAHRKHSRRSSEEEEEEEEEISSSGEEEDEEKDRDADEEEEEEEEEPAASSAGGSSTPAQAPPRRVLKGKLSSRNLFALLGEDEC, from the exons ATGCCCCGCAAGAGGCCGTTCAGCGCCAAGCAGAAGAAGAAGCAGCTGCAGGACAAGAGGGAGCGGAAACggg GTCTGCCTGATGGCGTGAGGTCAAGCTCCAACAGCCGGAGTGGCAGCCATGAGCGGCGGGAGGACCAGACGGACACGTCGGACAGCGAGTCTCTGTCTCTGCACGTCCGGAAACTCAACCAGCAGCCAGCAGTCCGCAGGCTGGGGGAGCGCAGCTATGACCCCAACAG GTATCGGCTTCACTTTGAGCGCGAGAGCCGGGAGGAGCTGGAGCGGCGCAAGAAGGTGGCTCAGGAGAAGATCCTGGAGCCCGTCCCAGAAAGCGAGAAGGAGCTGGACATACAGGATGTCTACAGATCCGGGTCCG TGCTGGATTTTCCCAAGCGCCCCCCCTGGAGCTACCAGATGAGcaaggagcagctgctgctgcgggAGGAGAAGTGTTTCCGGGACTATCTGGAGGGAATCTACAGCACCTACCAGCCCAGCCAGCTCAGCTACTTCGAGCATAACCTGGAG ACCTGGCGTCAGCTGTGGCGGGTGTTAGAGATGTCAGACATCATCCTGCTCATCACAGACGTTCGTCATCCG GTCATTAACTTCTCCCCTGCGCTGTACGACTTTGTGACCAAAGAGATGAGGAAGAATCTGATCCTGGTGCTGAACAAGATCGACCTGGCGCCGCCAGGACTGGTGGTGGCCTGGAAGTACTACTTCCAGACCTGCTTCCCCCAGGTGCACATCGTCTGCTTCACCTCCTATCCCCAGCAAAGCCAGGATCCCAGCACAG TGTTTAAGAAGCGGCGGAAGCGGAGGAAGGGCAGGAGCACGGCCATGGGACCAGAGCAGCTGCTCCACGCTTGCGAGACCATCACTGCTGGGAAAG TGGACCTGAGTAGCTGGAAGGAGAAGATCGAGCGAGACGCGGCCAGCGCCCACCTGCCCGCTGAGGTCtcggatgaggaggaggacgacgacgAAGGCGCGGCCGTGCTGGTGGAACACCAAACTGATGTGGCCATGGATGTTGGGGTTCCTTCCCAGGAGCTCTACAAGGACGGCGTTCTGACTGTGGGCTGTGTGG ggttcCCCAACGTGGGCAAATCGTCGCTGATGAACGGGCTGGTGGGGCACAAGGTGGTGAGCGTGTCCCGGACGCCCGGCCACACCAAGTACTTCCAGACCTATTTCCTGACCCCCACCGTGCGCCTCTGTGACTGCCCCGGCCTCATATTCCCCTCCCTGGTGCACAGGGagctgcag ATCCTGTCTGGCATCTACCCCATCTCCCAGATCCAGGAGCCCTACAACGCCGTGGGGTACCTGGCCAGCCGCATCCCCATCCAAGCCCTGCTCAAGCTGCGCCACCCCAATACCGAGGAGGGCAAGCCCGAGACCCGGTGGTGCGCCTGGGACATCTGTGAAG CCTGGGCCGAGAAACGCGGTTACAAGACGGCCAAAGTAGCTCGTAACGACGTGTACCGAGCTGCCAACAGCATCCTGCGGCTGGCGGTGGACGGGCGCCTCTGCCTCTGTCTGCGGCCTCCCGGCTACTCCACTCAGAAAG CCATGTGGGAGCACCATCCCGAGACAGCAGAGATCGCCGCCCTGCAGGAGGCTCACCGCAAGCACAGCCGGCGCAgttcagaggaagaggaggaggaggaagaggagatctccagctctggggaggaggaggatgaggagaAGGACCGTGATgctgatgaggaagaggaggaggaggaggaagagccagCTGCCTCCAGTGCGGGAGGGAGCAGCACCCCAGCCCAGGCCCCAcctaggagggtgctgaagggGAAACTCTCAAGCCGGAACTTGTTTGCTTTGCTGGGGGAGGACGAATGTTAG